The Proteiniborus sp. DW1 genomic sequence ATTTCTGTATTTGACAATATAAATACTTTATCTACTACCCTATCAAAACCAATCCCATCTACTATAGGTATTGAAGTATCTAGAGTGGTAGGCAAAATATGTGTCTTAAACTCACTTGAAAAATTTGTTAAAAATCCAGCTTCTTTATCATACGGATTATAATTTTGATATAAATATTCACTAGAAGGAGGATTATCGTATTCATGCTGAGGTTCATACCAGTCTTCTTTATCGGAATTGAGCCATTGTCTCATATTAGAATACATATATCTATTATTTCCATATTTTTGTCTGTTTGAATCTCCTCCCGATTCTTTAGCATCAATTGCTTTTAAGCATAATATTTTATCACTTAAAAGAGTAACTGAGTTTTTAGGGTAACCAGGATGATTTTTACCTATTATTTTCCATTCAATCGGTCTGCCATAATATGCTGTATTAATATCCTTTACTTTTGCACCTATTGGTAGGTCACATAGTCGTTGTGTCATTTCATCACCTTCTTTCTTTATTCAAATGCCATCCAGAAATATTCATATGATGAGCTTACTGCTGGTAGCTTAAAAGTGCCAAACCTCATATATGCATATTCACCATCTACAACTCTATTAGCACTACCATTTGAAGTTGTGGTTACAGGTAAACCTAGAGTTGCCTCATTGGTAGAAAGACACTTTTGATGTAATTTACATGCAGTAACATTGTAGCCATTCGTCGTAAATGCAACTATTGTACTTGGGTCAAAATCTAACCCTGTCACAATAATGCTATGTAGCGTCTTTGAATCTAAATTACCATTTTGAAATTTAAAAGTCTCTGTTACTGAGCTTGATGTTACTAATCCACTAGCCCATTTCTTCCCTATTTCAATCCCACTAATCACATTTTGTATATCCAACCAAGCACTATTAGGAAGTAACTCACTTTCCAATTTATCATTCAAAGCATTAACTATATTAGTTTTTATTGCATTCTCGTTCAACAATGCCTCGTTTGTTATGTCTAGCAGTGCTTGCTTATCACTATCACTCAATCCCCCTTTATTCCGCAAGATAAAAAAATTCGCATCAGCTACCACCTCCACAAAACCCTTATCTAGAGATGTAACTGGGTTACCTTCTATGTCCACTAAAGGTAACTCCGTAGTTCCGCCATCAATGGATATTGAGATAGTGCCATTTATATTAGAATCTAGTTTAAAATGTATTCTATTTATATCTGAGTGTTTTATTAATTGTATTTGGCTTCCTACTATTGTAGGGGTTTGATACATATAATCACTTAAGCTTGCGTTTAAAATTTCAATTTTATTTTCAATTGGTGTTAAATCAACTTCTTTTGTATTAACTTCATTTATTGCATTAACTAAACTTGATTTATCTGTTGTAGTTAACTCACCCATTATACCTATATCATTTCTAATCTGTCCAGCAGTTGTGCTATCCATATATTCAATAATATTTTCTTTTTTTTGTTCAATAGAGATTAACGCATTATCTTTTGAGGTATTTATACTATTTTGTGCATTTATAACAGTTGCTTCAATTTCCGTTTTCTTTGTATTAGTATAATCAGTTATTTCTTGTTGCTTATCTAATACAAATTCTTCAACTTCATTCTTGATAAAGGTTTGCATACCGACTAAAGCATTTTGGAATTTATTCCACCTTGCAGAAGTCACAATTTTGTTCTTAAATATTTCTTCTAATTCATCTAACCGATTTTGGTCGATTGGCAACCCATCGTTTTTCTTCATTTTCAACTCACGGTATTCGTTTAAGTATTGTAAATCAGACCATCGCAAATCTTGCAGTTCATCGAATTGGTCAATTAAATAACCGTACTCAGCTGTAAAAGTAGATTGGTTATTCCTCACATTTCATCACTCCTCTCGTATAGTTGCATAAACTCTATGTGCCCTTAAACTCATCAGAGAATCGATTTCTAATGGCAGGTGTATGCTATCAACAAGGTATTTGCCAACTAAATTTATTTCAGGTTTATTGAATTCTACTAATTTATTTACATCTAAAAAATAAACAGGCAACATTTGAATGTTTACCTGTTCACAAAAGTTATTATGTTTCCAAAACTCATACCTTGCACGCTGTTCAGCTTGTTCATCAGTAAATATCTTATCATCAATAATTGTCTTAGGAATTTCACCTAATTTATTAATATCGAAGGGACTATCAGGATTACTATTAATTAATTCATGGTGTATTTGAATACCATTATCTAATTGATGCCCCCAGATAATGATTTTGTTTTTGACATTTTGGAAGTCATAATCTAGTCCATAGTCATTTACTAAATCATGTTCTTCTAGGAAATTAAAAGTAATTACATCATTCTCATAGTTTGGTAGGGGATTGTCAACATATCTGTTTTTAATCTTTTGATAAATAAATCTTCCTTCTTCATCAAAGAATATTTCCCAATCCATATATAGATCTCTTATTTCTTCTAGGATAGAGTAGACAGTATCAGTAGGTGTTTTTTCAATATCATAGGGTAGGGTAGAAGCATTTTGCTCTATATATATATGAGTTTTGCTTATCTTACCTAATCTCCATACAGCCGTTTCCAATACACCTGGTATATCTACATTGGTTTGTATTTTTGTTACAATACCTAGTTCTCCGCCTAAAGTTCCGTCTAGCGTACACATCAGGTCTAATCCTTCAATATGCAAAGATTTTGTAGACGAATTGTATTTAATAGAAGGATTATTAATAGCAAATATACCTTTATTAAACCAAACGATATTATCAGTTTTGAGATTTCTAATACCTAATTCTACTTTAAACCATTTATCCATCCAAATTTTACTATCTTCAGATACTAAAAAACT encodes the following:
- a CDS encoding DUF5048 domain-containing protein; translated protein: MITNEMLEVHLQPIQEKHIRISLLQNFFVNEDDNLVRRFRKVGELQGNTTGGSIDINNNSTIRRTCSIDMVITDSSFLVSEDSKIWMDKWFKVELGIRNLKTDNIVWFNKGIFAINNPSIKYNSSTKSLHIEGLDLMCTLDGTLGGELGIVTKIQTNVDIPGVLETAVWRLGKISKTHIYIEQNASTLPYDIEKTPTDTVYSILEEIRDLYMDWEIFFDEEGRFIYQKIKNRYVDNPLPNYENDVITFNFLEEHDLVNDYGLDYDFQNVKNKIIIWGHQLDNGIQIHHELINSNPDSPFDINKLGEIPKTIIDDKIFTDEQAEQRARYEFWKHNNFCEQVNIQMLPVYFLDVNKLVEFNKPEINLVGKYLVDSIHLPLEIDSLMSLRAHRVYATIREE